The following coding sequences lie in one Rutidosis leptorrhynchoides isolate AG116_Rl617_1_P2 chromosome 6, CSIRO_AGI_Rlap_v1, whole genome shotgun sequence genomic window:
- the LOC139851966 gene encoding probable serine/threonine-protein kinase WNK9, with the protein MNSGIVDSDESEFVEVDPTGRYGRYNEILGKGASKTVYRGFDEYEGIEVAWNQVKLYDFLQSPEDLERLYCEIHLLKTLKHNNIMKFYTSWVDTENRNMNFVTEMFTSGTLRQYRQKHKRVNIRAIKHWCRQILKGLLYLHSHDPPVIHRDLKCDNIFVNGNQGEVKIGDLGLAAILRKSHAARCVGTPEFMAPEVYAEEYNELVDIYAFGMCILEMVTFEYPYSECTHPAQIYKKVISGKKPDALYKVKDPEVREFVEKCLVTVSLRLPAKELLKDPFLQPDDYGYDLRPIDYWRDFDGIPHMNTHLLTNGPSTDNYSNYVSYESEANEFELFSTHEDDHIEDVDISIKGRRGEDDGIFLRLKIADREGHVRNIYFPFDIESDTAFSVANEMVYELDITNQDVHKIADMIDGEISMLVPEWKNGLLQESPRHQNNDYCQNCVSNGSRVNYLSAKNSLHCSRHHCGGAIHGRFEEVTYQVDGSEQCVTEGAPVVSSQSDGLQYSDIWAHHEIPSEYQSCNEDEPGEKEVGKGVKLGVLEETEANEYADDYEDEIRKELRWLKAKYQMELRELRDKQLGLASKVDKQEILNH; encoded by the exons ATGAATAGTGGTATTGTTGATTCAGATGAATCTGAATTTGTTGAAGTAGATCCTACTGGAAGATATGGAAGG TACAATGAGATTCTTGGTAAGGGTGCTTCAAAAACTGT TTATAGGGGGTTTGATGAGTATGAAGGAATAGAAGTGGCATGGAATCAAGTAAAGCTTTATGATTTTCTGCAAAGTCCTGAAGATCTTGAAAGGCTATATTGTGAAATTCATCTGCTGAAAACATTAAAACACAATAACATCATGAAGTTCTACACATCTTGGGTTGATACTGAAAACAGGAACATGAATTTTGTTACTGAAATGTTCACTTCTGGTACTCTTAGACA GTATAGGCAGAAACATAAGAGGGTTAATATTAGAGCAATAAAACATTGGTGTAGACAGATCTTGAAAGGCTTACTTTATCTTCATAGTCATGATCCTCCTGTAATTCATAGAGATCTTAAATGTGACAATATTTTTGTTAATGGGAATCAAGGTGAAGTCAAAATTGGCGATTTAGGCCTTGCTGCTATTCTCCGTAAATCTCATGCTGCTCGCTGTGTCG GAACACCAGAGTTTATGGCTCCTGAAGTTTACGCTGAAGAATACAATGAATTGGTTGACATTTATGCGTTTGGAATGTGCATTTTGGAAATGGTCACATTTGAATATCCTTACAGTGAATGCACCCACCCTGCTCAAATCTACAAAAAAGTTATTTCT GGTAAAAAGCCAGATGCTTTATACAAAGTTAAGGACCCTGAAGTGCGAGAATTTGTGGAAAAATGTCTAGTCACAGTTTCTTTAAGGCTTCCAGCAAAAGAACTGCTTAAAGACCCGTTTCTTCAGCCTGACGATTACGGTTACGATTTACGGCCAATTGATTATTGGAGAGATTTTGATGGAATACCTCACATGAATACTCATCTTCTTACTAATGGCCCATCAACTGATAACTACTCAAACTATGTTAGTTATGAATCAGAAGCAAATGAATTTGAACTATTCTCAACTCATGAAgatgatcatattgaagatgttgATATATCTATTAAGGGTAGAAGGGGAGAAGATGATGGTATCTTCTTAAGGCTAAAAATCGCAGATAGAGAAG GACATGTTCGCAATATTTACTTTCCATTTGACATCGAATCGGATACAGCATTTAGTGTTGCAAATGAAATGGTCTACGAATTGGATATTACCAATCAAGATGTCCATAAGATAGCCGACATGATCGATGGTGAAATTTCAATGTTGGTACCAGAGTGGAAAAACGGATTATTACAAGAAAGTCCACGTCATCAAAACAACGATTACTGTCAAAACTGTGTATCAAACGGTTCCCGAGTCAACTACTTATCTGCAAAAAACTCACTTCACTGTTCACGACACCATTGTGGTGGGGCCATTCATGGCCGGTTTGAAGAAGTAACGTATCAAGTTGATGGTTCAGAGCAGTGTGTGACCGAAGGTGCACCGGTTGTGTCTAGTCAGTCTGATGGGTTACAGTATTCGGATATATGGGCCCACCATGAAATACCGAGCGAGTATCAGTCGTGTAATGAAGATGAACCGGGAGAAAAAGAAGTTGGGAAGGGTGTTAAGTTAGGGGTGTTGGAGGAAACCGAGGCTAACGAATATGCGGATGATTATGAAGATGAGATTAGAAAGGAATTGAGATGGCTGAAGGCTAAGTATCAAATGGAGTTAAGGGAACTTAGAGATAAACAATTAGGGCTTGCGTCGAAAGTTGACAAACAAGAAATACTAAATCATTGA